One Chitinivibrionales bacterium genomic region harbors:
- the pstC gene encoding phosphate ABC transporter permease subunit PstC gives MAGTDTMTRTLRTRPRIRPLEFAAEKLLAAVAFVSIFFIILILIFVFRESLPLVLGTASDDIGKVTLKKIFDAAWMPVSNNPRYGIISLIVGSIKVTLVSMGFAFPVAILAALFTSTFAPKWAKEIMKPVIEILAGFPSVVIGFFALTVLASFFQSVFHLHYRLNAFTGGIALSLAVIPIIYTVAEDSINVLPKTMREASYALGASKWETSLYVLLPAATPGIFAAFLLGLGRAFGETMIVLMATGNAALLSPNLFEPVRTMSATIGAEMAEVVFGDAHYNVLFFIGVCLFIFSFSLNAVAELVVRQRLMKRFRGSAS, from the coding sequence ATGGCCGGCACCGATACCATGACCCGCACGCTCCGCACCAGGCCCCGCATCAGGCCCCTTGAATTTGCGGCGGAAAAGCTGCTGGCCGCCGTCGCGTTCGTGTCGATTTTCTTCATCATCCTTATCCTCATTTTCGTGTTCCGGGAATCCCTGCCGCTCGTGCTCGGCACGGCCAGCGACGACATCGGCAAGGTGACGCTCAAGAAAATTTTCGACGCCGCGTGGATGCCGGTGTCGAACAATCCGCGGTACGGCATCATTTCCCTTATCGTGGGCAGCATCAAGGTCACCCTCGTGTCCATGGGCTTTGCCTTTCCCGTTGCGATTCTTGCGGCATTGTTCACTTCAACGTTCGCGCCGAAATGGGCAAAGGAGATCATGAAGCCGGTGATAGAGATTTTGGCCGGGTTCCCCTCGGTGGTGATCGGTTTTTTCGCGCTCACGGTGCTTGCATCGTTTTTTCAGAGTGTGTTTCACCTGCACTACCGCCTCAATGCCTTCACCGGCGGAATAGCGCTTTCACTTGCCGTGATCCCGATAATTTATACGGTTGCCGAAGACTCGATCAACGTGCTCCCGAAAACCATGAGGGAGGCGAGCTACGCGCTCGGCGCTTCAAAATGGGAGACATCGCTCTACGTTCTTTTACCAGCCGCGACGCCCGGGATTTTCGCCGCGTTTCTGCTCGGCCTGGGCCGCGCCTTCGGCGAAACCATGATCGTGCTCATGGCAACGGGCAATGCCGCGCTCCTGTCGCCGAACCTGTTCGAGCCGGTGCGCACCATGTCCGCCACCATCGGCGCTGAAATGGCCGAGGTGGTGTTCGGCGACGCGCATTACAACGTGCTGTTCTTCATCGGCGTGTGCCTGTTCATCTTTTCGTTTTCGCTCAACGCGGTCGCCGAGCTGGTGGTGCGGCAGCGGCTCATGAAACGGTTCAGGGGGAGCGCATCATGA
- a CDS encoding phosphate ABC transporter substrate-binding protein, which produces MKHLTKTVLVASLCLVGAVGIIAAAGKKVITVKGSDTMVILAQRWAEEYMAKHPDVTVQVTGGGSGVGLSALINGTTDIADASRPIKNSEVEKIKARFNALSFETKAAKDGITLYLNEANGVSELTIAQIKAIYLGEVTNWKDVGGEDAKIVLYGRENSSGTYVYFRDNVLDGKDYSPTMQSLPGTAAVVNAVAKDKEGIGYGGAAYAKGVKVLKVKKDANSQAYEPTPETIKADQYPITRYLYMYTRARPVGDVKNFIDWTLGDEGQAIVTKVGYFPVK; this is translated from the coding sequence ATGAAGCATCTTACAAAAACGGTACTGGTCGCAAGCCTGTGCCTTGTTGGCGCCGTGGGTATTATCGCCGCGGCGGGAAAGAAAGTGATCACAGTCAAAGGGTCCGATACCATGGTGATCCTCGCCCAGCGCTGGGCGGAGGAGTACATGGCTAAGCATCCCGACGTCACGGTCCAGGTGACCGGCGGCGGCTCGGGGGTCGGACTCTCCGCACTCATCAACGGCACCACCGACATCGCCGACGCGTCGCGGCCCATCAAGAACAGCGAGGTTGAGAAAATTAAGGCCCGGTTCAATGCGCTCAGCTTCGAGACCAAGGCGGCAAAGGACGGGATCACCCTTTACCTCAATGAGGCCAACGGCGTATCCGAGTTGACGATTGCCCAGATCAAGGCGATATATTTGGGCGAAGTCACCAATTGGAAGGATGTCGGAGGAGAGGACGCAAAGATCGTACTTTACGGACGCGAAAACAGTTCGGGAACCTACGTCTATTTCCGTGATAATGTTCTTGACGGAAAAGACTACAGCCCCACGATGCAGAGCCTTCCGGGCACGGCGGCGGTGGTGAACGCGGTCGCGAAAGACAAGGAAGGCATCGGCTACGGCGGCGCGGCGTATGCGAAGGGCGTGAAGGTCCTCAAGGTGAAGAAGGACGCGAATTCGCAGGCATACGAGCCGACGCCGGAGACCATCAAGGCCGACCAGTACCCGATCACGCGGTACCTGTACATGTATACGCGCGCGCGGCCGGTGGGCGATGTGAAGAACTTCATCGACTGGACGCTCGGCGACGAGGGACAGGCGATCGTGACCAAGGTGGGGTATTTCCCGGTGAAGTAA
- a CDS encoding glycerophosphodiester phosphodiesterase, translated as MAGMQYFGHCGEGEAHSLDSIRNAIACGVDWVYVEVRAENGAAVLCSGNNEAYPSVNKEINQKSLESANPFGGKSPVPLSDVIGRIDGRTGLAIEMQGSWLASQVVREIHQAIFSGKWSHKHFLVCSRNFIELQMIQSYDPHIRVGCIPEGVLHVNVEFAEKIGAFSLHPSRRQLTMELLDDCHQRGIKVVVPDVNAVEDYYLLEAMGVDGVVSRYPEKIMTWRYINNMPDSLLMKS; from the coding sequence ATGGCGGGAATGCAATATTTCGGGCATTGCGGGGAGGGGGAAGCGCATTCCCTCGACTCCATCCGAAACGCAATCGCCTGCGGTGTTGACTGGGTGTACGTGGAGGTGCGAGCTGAAAACGGCGCCGCGGTGCTGTGCTCCGGAAATAATGAAGCGTATCCGTCTGTAAACAAAGAAATCAATCAAAAATCCTTGGAAAGCGCAAATCCTTTTGGCGGAAAAAGCCCTGTGCCGCTTTCCGATGTCATCGGACGCATTGACGGCAGGACCGGTCTTGCCATCGAAATGCAGGGATCCTGGCTTGCGTCCCAGGTGGTGCGGGAAATCCACCAGGCGATTTTCTCGGGAAAATGGAGCCATAAACATTTCCTCGTCTGTTCCCGGAACTTCATTGAGTTGCAGATGATCCAGAGCTATGATCCGCATATAAGGGTGGGATGCATTCCGGAGGGCGTGCTTCACGTGAACGTGGAGTTCGCCGAAAAGATCGGCGCATTTTCACTGCATCCCTCCCGGCGGCAGTTGACCATGGAGCTGCTGGATGACTGCCACCAGCGGGGCATTAAAGTGGTTGTGCCGGATGTCAATGCCGTGGAGGATTATTACCTCCTGGAGGCCATGGGCGTTGACGGCGTGGTGTCGCGCTACCCAGAGAAAATAATGACCTGGCGCTACATCAACAACATGCCGGATTCGCTTCTGATGAAATCGTGA
- a CDS encoding response regulator, which translates to MTGSALNHHPSFRVLIVEDDPQISELIALTLRDPAFALTTAETGAAALEALSRETPDLVVLDILIPDPDGWKVYEHIRGDPALSRTSVIILTALQVRPEVLAGKRLRAQDRFMKKPFDLDDLRSIVKALLAVAPFSGA; encoded by the coding sequence ATGACAGGCTCCGCATTAAATCACCATCCTTCATTCCGCGTCCTTATCGTTGAGGACGATCCGCAGATCAGCGAGCTTATCGCGCTCACGCTCAGGGACCCGGCCTTTGCCTTGACAACGGCGGAAACCGGCGCGGCCGCGCTCGAGGCGCTCTCCCGCGAAACGCCCGACCTGGTGGTGCTCGACATCCTGATACCCGACCCTGACGGTTGGAAGGTGTACGAGCATATCCGCGGCGATCCCGCGCTTTCCAGGACGAGCGTCATCATCCTCACCGCGCTGCAGGTGCGGCCGGAGGTGCTGGCCGGCAAACGGCTGCGGGCCCAGGACCGGTTCATGAAGAAACCGTTCGACCTTGATGATTTGCGGTCAATCGTCAAGGCGCTGCTCGCCGTCGCGCCGTTCAGCGGCGCGTGA
- a CDS encoding carboxypeptidase-like regulatory domain-containing protein: MVYRPVVKMNADLIGGRRCMDPCLGHVRGRVVDLDGHGILNGRVWIRETGRSTYTDESGNFVLVNVPPAVYSLVAESEGYAQAVITDVPVEIGDNPGNLFVMYPQYSRSRFDHRHCEPLFQNC; this comes from the coding sequence ATGGTTTATCGTCCCGTTGTGAAGATGAATGCCGACCTGATCGGCGGCAGAAGGTGCATGGACCCGTGCTTGGGACACGTGCGCGGCAGGGTTGTGGACTTGGATGGCCACGGCATCCTCAACGGCAGGGTATGGATACGCGAAACCGGCCGAAGCACCTATACCGACGAGAGCGGAAATTTCGTGCTTGTCAATGTGCCGCCCGCCGTGTATTCGCTCGTCGCGGAGAGTGAAGGATACGCGCAGGCCGTGATCACGGACGTGCCGGTGGAAATCGGCGACAATCCCGGCAATCTGTTCGTGATGTATCCGCAGTATTCGCGTTCGAGGTTCGATCACCGTCATTGCGAACCGTTGTTCCAGAATTGCTGA
- a CDS encoding DUF2934 domain-containing protein, which translates to MAELQQKIQERAYFYFLERGGDSGREIDDWLRAEREIVSVETAAKTPVLMETASVAEKRNAGPRRPVAKGRR; encoded by the coding sequence ATGGCTGAATTACAACAAAAGATCCAAGAGCGCGCCTATTTTTACTTCCTGGAGCGCGGCGGGGACAGTGGCCGTGAAATTGATGATTGGCTGCGCGCGGAAAGGGAGATCGTTTCGGTCGAGACGGCCGCAAAAACGCCCGTCTTGATGGAAACCGCGTCGGTCGCCGAAAAAAGAAACGCCGGTCCTCGTAGACCGGTTGCAAAAGGCAGGCGGTAG